The genomic region ctgCCACATACTTTTATGTGCCCATAACATGTGTGTGCCCTCAAGACCATTGTAAACAGTATACAAATACTATATACACAAGCCAAAATTAAGAAACTTGTATAGATGCAGTGATGCTTGTCTCACATCTTGTTTATATGTTCTACtgttgtaggttaggttaggtaaggttcgtcaggaaacaggacaaatgtttcctgacgtgggtcttagtcagatgatgacccgcctttggagctttggtcatctggccgaggccttccgctggcttaccagtccaccactttaaaaattatgatataATTATCTTCTACTGTTGTATAATCTAAGCATACAAATTGGCAGGACACAAAAATGATTGAGATGAAGTATAAAATAGCAGCTGGCAGCAAATTTGTGGCCTACAAAAATTCACATTTATATGTCAGGCACAAAAAAAAAAGCTCCTGCATATGTACAACAAATGTCATGCataatttaagggttaatattgaTACAAGAAATTATCAGAATAGAGAGATTTGGGTGGTGGAATGCCATTATGCCAGAAAAACATTGGATAATTGAAACTATTCACTGGCTCCTCATCAGCAAACAAAAGTTTGATAATTAAAATCAAACATGGCAGCCTATGAATTTGTACAGATAGACGGCATGTAGATGTTATCTGACTGCTGTAAGTCACATTTGGGGAAGGGAGAAATAGGAGTACTGTATACTTTAAATAAGACTGGGTTTTGAAATGAAATGAGGTGAGGTGGGATACAAACACTTAGCTTGTAAATTCAACTGCATAAAAAACTGTTCAGTTTATTAATGATTGGAGAATATTACCTGTAATTAgacttttatttttttacagGTAATCAAGTGTTTAGAATTAGGTGTACTAAGTCGGTGTGCAGGTCCATTCTGTGTGAGTGCCCTAACCTTGTGTGTGTTGGAGATGAGAGACTCAATGATCAGATTACTGCGAGAGGTTATGCTAAATCTTTCAAAAATCACTGCTACTGTTCAGAATGCACACCCAATCTTGGAGTTTCTTTCAAGTAAGTTTATATGATATACTACCATTTACTTCATATAAAGCATAGGAATAAGACAGAATTATCCTATGTGCATATCATTAAGATAGAATAACTTTATTAGCATAATACATATGTTTGCAGATACAGCAGAATGATCACTTTTGTATGTAACATATTTTTAACAAACATCTTttatacaaattaatttttacatcaacaaatTTTTCAGCTCTTCTCCATTTGCCAAAAGTGTATGCAAGCTTCGTGTCTGACCAGTATATGTCAATATTCGCCATAGCCATACCGTACACAAATCCCTTCAAGTTCAATCACTACATTGTCTCTCTTGCCTACCACGTCATTGCTATGTGGTTCCTCAAGTGCCGATTGCCATTCAGACGGGCATTTGTCTCTTTCATAGCTAAGGTAATTTGTGATATTTTCTTTATAGTTGTTAATTTACCTTGTAGCCACTGTACAGTACCTTAAAAATAGTGACTATTATAAGTCAAGATAGGACCTTAAAATAATGGAAGAACAGATGCAAATATGTACAGATGCTCCTCGCTttacgatggttcaacttacGATATTTTGACTTTATGATGGTACAGTAGTGATGCACATTCATTAGTCAATGCTGGGATTCGAAGCATTCAAAGATCGTGTTACACTGCTCCTGGGTAGAAATGTTGCAGgttttagttatttttttttattaacacattggccgatgcccaccaaggcagggtggccccgaaaaagaaaagctttcatcatcattcactccatcactgtcttgccagaggggtgctttaaactacagttataaaactgcaacattaacacccctccttcagagtgtagacactgtacttcccatctccaggactaaagtccggcctgccggtttccctaaattccttcataaatattaccttactcacactccaacagcatgtcaagtattaagaaccatttgtctccattcactcctatcaaatatgctcacgcatgcttgctggaagtccaagcccctcgcacacaaaacctcctttactccctccctccaacccttcctaggccgacccctgccctgccttccctccactacagatttatacactcttgaagtcattctgttttgttccattctctctacatgtccaaaccacttcaacccctcctcagccctctggataatagttttgataatcccacaccttctcctaatttccaaactacgaattctctgcattatattcacaccacatattgccctcagacatgacatctccactgcctccatcctcctcctcattgcaacattcatcacccatgcttcacacacatacaagagtgttggtacaactatactctcatacatttccctctttgcttccacggacaaagttctttgtctccacagactcctaagtgcaccactcacccttttcccctcatcaattctgtgattcaccgcatccttcatagacccatctgctgacacgtccactcctacatatctgaatacattcacctcctccatactctccctccaatctgatatccaatcttttgtcacctaatctttttgttatcctcatcaccttactctttcctatattcacttttaattttcttcttttacataccctaccaaattaatccaccaacctttgcaacttctcttcagaatctcccaaaagcacagtgccatcagcaaagagcaattgtgacaactctcactttgctTTAgattttatcttttaactccacacctcttgccagaccctcgcattcacttctcttacaaccccatctataaatatattgaacaaccacggtgacatcacacatccttgtttaaggcctacttttactgggaaataatctccctctctcctacatactctaacctgagcctcactatcctcgtaaaaactcttcactggtttcagtaacttacctcctgtaccatacacctgcagcgtctgccacattgccccccaatccaccctgtcatatgccttttccaaatccataaatgtcacaaaaacctctttacccttatataaatactgttcacctatatgtttcactgtaaacacttggtctacacaccccctacctctcctaaagcctccttgttcatctgctatcctactctccgtcttacttttaatttttTCAGTAATACCTCTACCATgctctttaccaggtatactcaattttttttttttttttttttttttttttttttaacaagtcggccttctcccaccgaggcagagtgacccaaaaagaaaattctttcagcatcatcattcaacactttcaccttactcacacataatcactgtttttgcagaggtgctcaacacaactgtttagaagcatatacgtataaagatacacaacatatccctccaactgctaatatcccgaaacccctcctttagagtgcaggcattgtacttcccatttccaggactcaagtctggctatataaaaataaccgatttccctgaatcccttcactaaatattaccctgctcacactccaacagatcatcaggtcccaaataccattcgtctgaattcactcctatcaaacacgctcatgcacgcctgctggaagtccaagccccttgcccacaaatcctcccttaccccttccatccttttcaaggacgaccccctaccctgccttcctttccctacagatttaaatgctctccatgtcattctactttgatccattctctctaaatggccaaaccacctcaacaacccctcttcagctctttgactaatacttttattaattccacaccttctaatttccacactccaaattttctgcataatatttacaccacacattgcccttagacaggacatctccactgcctccaaccgcctcctcgctgctgcattcacaacccaagcttcgcacccatagataatgttttttgtctccacatatacctcaacacaccactcgccttttttccctcatcaattctatgattaacctcatccttcataaatccatccgccgacacgtcaactcccaagtatctgaaaacattcacttcttccatactcctcttccccaatttgatatctaatttttctttatctaaatcatttgataccctcatcaccttactcttttcaatgttcactttcaactttctacctttacacacactcccaaactcatccactaacctttgcaattttttttagaatctcccataagcgcagtatcatcagcaataaGCACTCTCTTTAATCCCctttgtggatgagcaaggaagttttagaatgggtaggggatgtgtaaatcaagtgtttacattgaagcatgtatttttttttttttcaacaaaccggttgtatccattctatcaaatgagaccaagaaaacgagaataaaaccataaatactatacgaaaatagaccacaaagtcggcattttaattaaaaagaacagtcggagttttttctttcctcattatgcactgcgtgctccaggattttttttatatggtgcacactgaccacacagacccattctctcacgtgtgggcctaccagctttctcctgcttgatttgaagccgctagaatttatgagtatatatacgtcaaacacggtacctcgtaagacatatatatacgaccgaaacagtcaaagggttaatgtatttatagatggggttataaaagaagtaaatgctagggtgttagggagaggggtgggattaaattatggggaatcaaatacaaaatgggaattgacagttactttttgctgatgatactgtgcttatgggagattctaaagaaaaattgcaaaggttagtggatgaatttgggagtgtgtgtgaaggtagaaagttgaaagtgaacatagaaaagagtaaggtgatgagggtatcaaatgatttagataaagaaaaattggatatcaaattcgggaggaggagtatggaagaagtgaatgttttcagatatttgagagttgacgtgtcagcggatggatttatgaaggatgaggttaatcatagaattgatgaaggaaaaaaggcaagtggtgtgttgaggtatatgtggagacaaaaaacgttatctatggaggcaaagaagggaatatatgacagtatagtagtaccaacagtcttatatggttgtgaagcttgggttgtgaatgccgcagcaaggaggcggttgcaggcagtgtagatgtcctgtctaagggcaatgtgtggtgtgaatattatgcagaaaatttggagtgtggaaattaggagaaggtgtggagttaataaaagtattaagcAGACGGCTgaagagggttgttgaggtggttttgtcattcagagagaatggatcaaagtaaaatgacttggagagcgtataaatctgtaggagaaggaaggtggggtagggttcATCCttgaaaaggatggagggagggggtaaaggaggttttgtgggagaggggcttggatttccaccaagcgtgcatgagcgtgttagataggagtgaatggagacaaatgtatttgggacctgatgagctactggagtgtgagcagggtaatatttagtgaagggattcagggaaaccggttatttttatatagccagacttgagtcctggaaatgggaagtacaatgcctgtactttaaaggaggggtttggaatattggcagtttggaggggtatgttgtgtatctttatacatatatgcttctaagctgttgtattctgagcacctctgtaaaaacagtgattatgtgtgagtgaggtgaaagtgttgaatgatgatgaaagtattttctttttggggattttctttcttttttgggtcaccctgtctcggtgggagacggctgacttgttaaaaaaaaaaaaaattatttattcattttttttatcgtATCATATTCATATTAAACTTAGCATATTTTCAACTTATAATTGGTTCTTTGAAACGTAATTCCATCGTAAGTTGAGCAGCACCTGTACTTATCAAGTGATATTTGTACAGAACAGAAAATTGGGAGAGGTGCTAAATGTTCTAATCTGATTTAATAATAAAAGTTTGAATTACAGTGGACCttcacctaacgatattaattggtacccaagaacgaatatcgttaggcaagttttttagcattagccgaggcaaaatgtttgcgttaaaatgtatcgttaggcgaatttaacattatgtgatgcgttcgttaggcgagggttcactgtatattGTAAAATACTGTatgaaagttattttttttttttactttggcaCAGAACTTGAGTATGATCCTGACGAATGAGGAGGCTGCCAACCAGAGAAGAAATGCCACTGCTAATGAACAGGTAGGATTGTAATGGTAGGTtagatttttattaatttttttttacgtaCACTAGACCTTCATATTACACGTATTTATTTGGCACATTTTGTTTATTACACTACTGAAAAATTGCGGCATAATTTTATgcaacacttcgtaaaattaactttACACGGTTTGGTttgtgggaggggaaaaaatttgaaGCGTCGCCCATGGGATATTTCCCTAGCTCAGGCCACCGCCTGGCTGTGAGTGAGACCACTATCTCCACAGGGCTGCATCTGGCTTCAAGGCAGCAAGGCATCACTTCACCTTACTTCTCTGTGGTAATGCATCgggtgatttcaagtgtaagcctATGATTATTTACTGCTCTGAGAATCCTCATGCTTTGAAAGGTGCAGATAAAAAcataaaaacaccttaccagtaatttggaggtcaaaccccggaactctctccaggtccagtCCAGGTAATGGATGAGAgaagaaatatttattgactggtttaagcagCACTTTATTCCTGAGGTCAAGTTTTACCtgcagaatttatgcacactccaatacaaccatcgactttagtaccagaacctcagCCATCCAGTTATACCAACAACCATCCATCTCAGCTTGATAGGGCCACACCAtgcatctccactctcttcacaatcactgaTATACACTAGCAACTGcaatttaaggtaaataatattatttatgtttgcatttgtagtcttaagcaacaaaaacaacattatcatttttatttttgtaagatctggatgactaaaaaaaagttgtttgacttttgggggagggggttccaggaacataaccctatttttcccacaagttcttcagtttatataACAGATTTATCTGACACAGCGTTTTCAGGACCGTAACTACCGTGTAACCTGTTAACTGTCCATACATAGATCAATGTTCTTACCACTAGCGCTccagacgtagatctacgttttatttttcctgcctccaaatttggcatgattggcctaagatgcctggtcagcatagaatgggtcttaacccttggtgtgcgcagtattaaaaaaatctgggacctctTAGTACCTTGTCGGAGCACCAATTCAGTTGAGCaacagctagagcaaacagcacggCAAACACCAaacactgatgggaagcacttcttggcgtctcttaggctttgaaaaaCCATCACTACTTCTGTGTTTTGGTACCATTATTAAGCagaattaagggttatttttgggccacagtaaaccgtggataactgaaactgtggATATGGGGGTTTTACCATATAGTGAAAATGACGTGTTTGTCAATCTTCTTGTCAGATAATGCATCATTCTTTCGAACCATAGTGCTCTAATAAAGTGGAACCAGGGATTTCGTCCGGTGCGGATATCATATAGTTCAGATTTTGACCACGTCTTTGGGTGAAATTTTACCCAGGGTTTCGTTTACCTCTGCTCGGAAATCGGCTATACTAGACGCATCCACCTGGGCCACTCATGTGTTCATAATACTGTTATGTAATAATAAAcattcttgggcacattaaatgtcttattttaggttaatatagacattgtgtggaagagggtaaggtacctagggattggcagagagaatgcatagttcctttgtataaaggcaaaggggacaaaagagagtgcaaaaattatagggggataagtctgttgagtatacctggtaaagtgtatggtagagttattattgaaagaattaagagtaagactgagaatgggatagcagatgaacaaggaggctttaggaaaggtagggggtatgtggaccagatgtttacagtgaaacatgtaagtgaacagtatttagataaggctaaagagatttttgtggtatttatggatttggaaaaggcatatgacagggtggataggggggcagtgtggcagatgttgcaggcgtatggtataggaggtaggttactgaaaccagtgaagagtttttatgaggatagtgaggctcaagttagagtatgtaggaaagaaggagattatttcccagtaaaagtaggccttagacaaggatgtgtgatgtcaccgtggctgtttaacatatttatagatggggttgtaagggaagtaaatgagagggtcttggcaagaggcgtggagttaaaagataaagaatcacacataaagtgggagttgtcacagttgctctttgctgatgacactgtgctcttgggagattctgaagagaagttgcagaggttggtggatgaatttggtatggtatgtaaaagaagaaaattaaaagtgaatacaggaaagagtaaggttatgaggataacaaaaagattaggtgaggaaagattggatatcagattggagggagaaagtatggaggaggtgaatgtattcagatatttgggagtggacgtgtcagcgaatgggtctgtgaaagatgaggtgaatcacagaattgatgaggggaaaagagtgagcggtgcacttaggagtctgtggagacaaagaactttgtccttggaggcaaagaagggaatgtatgagagtatagttttaccaacgctcttatatgggtgtgaagcatgggtgatgaatgttgcagcgaggagaaggctggaggcagtggagatgtcatgtctgagggcaatgtggtgtgtgaatataatgcagagaat from Cherax quadricarinatus isolate ZL_2023a unplaced genomic scaffold, ASM3850222v1 Contig4458, whole genome shotgun sequence harbors:
- the LOC138852149 gene encoding tuberin-like produces the protein MHMESVIQQKVIKCLELGVLSRCAGPFCVSALTLCVLEMRDSMIRLLREVMLNLSKITATVQNAHPILEFLSTLLHLPKVYASFVSDQYMSIFAIAIPYTNPFKFNHYIVSLAYHVIAMWFLKCRLPFRRAFVSFIAKNLSMILTNEEAANQRRNATANEQGRGGKGDADMIQYHNDLLETCIDLMSRYTYASCSPHYTRGPVAEMLVSGGQDQTWMVGNKIITITTSGCSQRPMRNGLCDKCSQLCTLENK